One uncultured Flavobacterium sp. genomic window carries:
- a CDS encoding BlaI/MecI/CopY family transcriptional regulator, whose translation MTQLSNSEEQLMEHLWKLEKAFMKDLLEAYPEPKPATTTVATLLKRMIDKKFVAYNEFGNSREYYPLVKKTAYFSKHVNGLISSFFNNSASQFASFFTTETNLSTSELEELKKIIDSEIQKKKK comes from the coding sequence ATGACACAGCTATCAAACTCAGAAGAACAGTTAATGGAGCATCTTTGGAAGCTTGAAAAAGCTTTTATGAAAGATTTGCTCGAAGCTTATCCGGAACCAAAACCCGCAACAACAACCGTTGCGACGCTTTTAAAACGAATGATCGATAAGAAATTTGTAGCGTATAACGAATTTGGAAATTCACGGGAATATTATCCGTTGGTCAAAAAAACAGCTTATTTTTCAAAACACGTAAACGGATTAATAAGTAGTTTTTTTAATAATTCGGCATCACAGTTTGCTTCTTTTTTTACCACTGAAACTAATTTATCAACTTCGGAATTAGAAGAACTCAAGAAAATAATCGATTCGGAAATTCAAAAAAAGAAAAAATGA
- a CDS encoding DUF423 domain-containing protein: MKRRIVLTGAFIGMLAIILGAFGAHLLKKYLSFEELNTFEVGVRYQMYHAFFLLFLSTRKELAEKTLKTIYNLVVAGVLLFSGSIYLLATKNFTLFDFKIIVFATPLGGLLLIIAWALLFVTILKRKS, from the coding sequence ATGAAAAGAAGAATTGTTTTAACAGGAGCTTTTATCGGAATGTTAGCTATTATTTTAGGTGCTTTTGGGGCGCATTTATTAAAAAAATATTTGTCTTTTGAAGAACTAAATACTTTTGAAGTAGGGGTTCGTTATCAAATGTATCATGCTTTCTTTTTACTCTTTTTATCTACCAGAAAAGAACTTGCCGAAAAAACCTTAAAAACAATCTATAATCTGGTTGTTGCCGGTGTACTTCTGTTTAGCGGTTCAATCTATTTGTTAGCGACAAAAAACTTCACTTTGTTCGATTTTAAAATTATCGTATTCGCAACACCTTTAGGCGGATTGTTATTAATTATTGCTTGGGCACTATTATTTGTTACGATTTTGAAGAGAAAATCATAA
- a CDS encoding M56 family metallopeptidase, giving the protein MISYLLKSGILLLIFYAVYKLWLENERMFRFNRAYLLGSLVFSFIIPLQLFSIKLSFPAEISMVQLDGIVIRTNKAVVDKIDYSEIILYILGVVYIVIALVLVFRFGLNLFSSYKKITNNKTQLIHDHKVVLIKEPILPHSFWNAIFINEEEFQNNKIPLELLTHEQAHLQQKHTLDILFIEILQIIFWFNPFIVFYKKAIKLNHEFLADEAVNKQFNSVSDYQNLLLDMVFNKSNVGLASTINYQITKKRFLMMTKEKSSVRSMFKVLSVALISGLLLFVFSTKTLAQEVLNKVEDQKKTDYVTMAETEIKPEFPGGLTEFYKFVGQNYKMPDEAVKNKIEGKAYMQFMIEKDGSLSKIKVLKDAGYGIGAEAIRVLKHSPKWVPGTIKGKPVRVMYSLPILVQAAS; this is encoded by the coding sequence ATGATAAGCTATCTTTTAAAATCAGGAATACTGCTTTTAATTTTTTATGCAGTTTACAAATTATGGTTAGAGAACGAAAGAATGTTTCGTTTTAATAGAGCTTATTTGCTCGGAAGTTTAGTTTTTAGCTTCATTATTCCGTTGCAGTTGTTTTCAATAAAACTCTCTTTTCCGGCAGAAATTAGCATGGTACAATTGGACGGAATTGTAATTAGAACTAATAAAGCAGTTGTAGACAAGATTGATTACAGCGAAATCATATTGTATATTTTGGGCGTAGTTTATATTGTAATTGCACTTGTTTTGGTCTTTCGTTTCGGGTTGAATTTGTTTTCTTCTTATAAAAAAATAACAAATAATAAAACTCAGCTTATACACGATCATAAAGTGGTTTTGATAAAAGAACCAATTTTGCCACATTCTTTCTGGAATGCTATTTTTATTAATGAAGAAGAGTTTCAAAACAATAAAATTCCGTTAGAATTACTAACGCACGAACAAGCACATTTGCAGCAAAAACATACTTTGGATATTCTTTTTATTGAGATTTTGCAAATCATATTTTGGTTTAATCCGTTTATAGTTTTTTACAAGAAAGCTATAAAATTAAATCATGAATTTTTGGCTGATGAAGCAGTAAATAAGCAATTCAATTCGGTTTCGGATTATCAAAATCTGTTGCTTGATATGGTTTTTAATAAAAGCAATGTTGGTTTAGCGAGTACAATTAATTATCAAATAACTAAAAAACGTTTTTTAATGATGACAAAAGAAAAATCTTCGGTTAGAAGTATGTTTAAAGTTTTGAGCGTTGCTCTTATTAGTGGTTTATTATTGTTTGTTTTTAGTACAAAAACTTTAGCACAAGAAGTGCTGAATAAAGTTGAGGACCAGAAAAAAACAGATTATGTAACGATGGCAGAAACCGAAATAAAACCTGAATTTCCGGGTGGACTTACAGAGTTCTATAAGTTTGTAGGGCAGAATTATAAAATGCCAGATGAGGCTGTAAAGAACAAAATTGAAGGAAAAGCTTATATGCAGTTTATGATTGAAAAAGATGGGAGTTTGTCTAAAATTAAAGTCTTAAAAGATGCCGGATACGGAATTGGTGCCGAAGCAATTCGTGTTTTAAAACATTCTCCAAAATGGGTGCCGGGAACTATTAAGGGAAAACCGGTTAGGGTAATGTACAGTTTGCCAATATTGGTTCAGGCAGCATCATAA
- a CDS encoding MFS transporter → MEHKSIFKSWVPNWAIIIILFVCLLHSMILLGVYSSNVAYAASFLDIEAEDLQFAMCVTYGTLLATILIESRFSNYFPAKSYLIALYVLIAITIISSGYVTNFAVFIMLRIAEGILMALPVMILRQLLVERFHSKNAIIIGFSFYYGSLLLATPFIINIAVWFLDHYDWKYMLYVSGMLQLINVFLILVTFRSHRITKKIPLYQVDLLSYVLVLTSILTGAYFFVYAEKKYWFESSQLIFALIMCLITGGLFIFRQLLVKRPSFDFEVFKYANLRTGFFLFFIFYISRATLSLCHSAMFSIWNWDPSRVAGVQYINGLGNVIGLILAAFFLMKSMATKYIFMIGFALLAVYHFWFTFLFVADVSLSDIIIPYILQGIAVGILFVPLVLFTVTAVPSKMMTSSGIIGVSGRFWGSTIGFCIMQNAQVFLNKKHFLKLSQFVTGDNPQAQETIAKTAQSFAAKGYSLDDSNSLALKKVFSTVAKQATLLSNMEIYTVVGYGLLILVVLIGFNQHLRQTANLFKKKIWIS, encoded by the coding sequence ATGGAACATAAAAGTATTTTTAAATCCTGGGTTCCAAACTGGGCGATCATCATCATTTTGTTTGTCTGCTTATTGCATTCGATGATTTTGTTGGGAGTTTATAGTTCAAACGTGGCATACGCAGCAAGTTTTCTAGATATTGAAGCCGAAGATTTGCAGTTTGCCATGTGTGTAACTTATGGAACTTTGCTGGCAACAATCTTGATAGAAAGTAGGTTTTCGAATTACTTTCCTGCAAAAAGTTATTTAATTGCCCTTTATGTGTTAATCGCGATAACAATAATTTCATCAGGTTATGTGACCAATTTTGCTGTTTTTATTATGTTAAGAATTGCCGAAGGAATCTTAATGGCTTTGCCGGTTATGATTTTGAGACAATTACTGGTAGAACGTTTTCATTCTAAAAATGCCATTATCATTGGATTCTCCTTTTATTACGGATCACTTTTATTGGCAACACCATTTATCATAAATATTGCCGTTTGGTTTCTGGATCATTACGATTGGAAATACATGCTGTATGTTTCAGGAATGCTTCAGTTAATTAATGTTTTTCTGATTTTGGTTACATTCAGAAGTCATAGAATTACAAAGAAAATTCCGTTGTATCAAGTCGATTTATTGAGTTATGTTTTGGTTTTAACCTCAATTTTAACCGGCGCTTACTTTTTTGTTTATGCCGAAAAAAAATATTGGTTCGAGTCTTCGCAATTGATCTTCGCTTTAATAATGTGTTTGATTACTGGCGGTTTATTTATTTTCAGGCAATTATTAGTAAAACGACCAAGTTTTGATTTTGAGGTTTTCAAATATGCGAATTTAAGAACTGGATTTTTCTTGTTCTTTATTTTTTATATCTCCAGAGCAACTTTAAGTCTTTGTCACAGCGCGATGTTTTCGATCTGGAATTGGGATCCGTCGCGTGTTGCCGGAGTACAATACATAAACGGATTAGGAAATGTAATAGGGCTTATTTTAGCCGCATTTTTTCTGATGAAATCTATGGCGACCAAATATATTTTTATGATAGGTTTTGCTCTTTTGGCGGTTTATCATTTTTGGTTTACGTTTCTTTTTGTGGCTGATGTTTCATTGTCTGATATTATTATACCCTATATATTACAAGGAATCGCTGTTGGTATTTTATTCGTGCCTTTGGTTTTGTTTACAGTTACGGCCGTTCCTTCAAAAATGATGACTTCATCTGGAATTATTGGAGTTTCGGGACGTTTTTGGGGAAGTACAATTGGGTTTTGTATCATGCAAAACGCACAAGTATTCCTGAATAAAAAACACTTTCTTAAACTAAGCCAATTTGTAACGGGAGATAATCCTCAAGCCCAGGAAACGATTGCTAAAACAGCGCAGAGTTTCGCTGCAAAAGGCTATTCGCTTGACGATTCAAATTCATTGGCCTTAAAAAAAGTTTTTAGTACAGTTGCCAAACAAGCTACTTTATTATCAAATATGGAAATTTATACCGTTGTAGGATATGGTTTGTTGATTTTGGTTGTTTTAATCGGTTTTAATCAGCATTTAAGACAGACAGCGAATTTGTTTAAAAAGAAGATTTGGATAAGCTAG
- a CDS encoding saccharopine dehydrogenase C-terminal domain-containing protein, which produces MRSILIIGAGRSASSLIRYLLSKSESENLHLTVADLSLALAEKKTQKHPNATPIALDIFNTQERKAAIEKASIVISMLPAHLHIEIAKDCLEFKKHLVTASYISDAMQALDEEAKKNNLIFMNEIGLDPGIDHMSAMKVIDEIRSKGGKMLLFESFCGGLVAPESDNNLWNYKFTWAPRNVVLAGQGGAAKFIQEGTYKYIPYGALFRRTEFLEVEDYGKFEAYSNRDSLKYRSIYGLDNILTLYRGTIRRVGFSKAWNMFVQLGMTDDSYIMEDSENMSYRQFVNSFLPYHPTDSVEIKTRLILKIDQDDIMWDKLLELDLFNPNKKVNLPNATPAQILEKILSDSWTLEPNDKDMIVMYHKFGYELSGEKKQIDSKMVCIGEDQTYTAMAKTVGLPVAIATLLILNKKITTPGVQLPIKEEVYQPILKELEEYGVVFNEQIMPYFGYNPDLF; this is translated from the coding sequence ATGAGAAGCATTTTAATTATTGGAGCAGGCAGATCTGCATCGTCGTTAATACGATATTTGTTATCAAAATCTGAGAGTGAAAATCTACATCTTACAGTAGCCGATTTATCTTTGGCTCTAGCCGAAAAAAAGACGCAGAAACACCCAAATGCAACTCCAATTGCTTTAGATATTTTTAATACTCAGGAAAGAAAAGCTGCCATAGAAAAAGCTTCTATTGTAATCTCGATGTTGCCTGCACATTTGCATATTGAAATTGCCAAAGATTGTTTAGAATTTAAAAAACATCTTGTAACTGCATCTTATATAAGTGATGCCATGCAGGCATTAGACGAAGAAGCAAAGAAAAACAATTTGATTTTCATGAATGAAATTGGTCTTGATCCCGGAATCGACCACATGAGTGCCATGAAAGTTATCGACGAAATTAGATCAAAAGGTGGCAAAATGTTACTTTTTGAATCCTTTTGTGGTGGTTTAGTCGCACCGGAATCTGATAATAATTTATGGAATTATAAATTTACCTGGGCACCTAGAAATGTTGTTCTTGCTGGTCAGGGCGGAGCGGCGAAATTTATTCAGGAAGGGACTTACAAATATATCCCATACGGAGCTTTGTTTCGCAGAACTGAATTTCTTGAAGTAGAAGATTATGGCAAATTTGAAGCTTATTCGAATCGTGATTCTCTTAAATACAGATCGATTTACGGGTTAGACAATATTTTGACTTTATATAGAGGAACAATTAGAAGAGTTGGTTTCTCGAAAGCCTGGAATATGTTTGTACAATTAGGAATGACAGATGATAGCTATATCATGGAAGATTCTGAAAACATGAGCTATCGTCAGTTTGTGAATTCTTTTTTACCGTATCATCCAACAGATTCTGTAGAAATTAAAACCCGACTGATCTTAAAAATTGATCAGGACGATATTATGTGGGATAAACTTTTGGAATTGGATTTGTTTAATCCTAACAAAAAAGTGAATTTACCTAATGCGACTCCGGCTCAAATATTAGAAAAAATACTTTCGGACAGCTGGACTCTTGAGCCAAATGATAAAGATATGATTGTAATGTATCATAAGTTTGGTTATGAACTCAGTGGCGAGAAAAAACAAATTGACTCAAAAATGGTTTGCATTGGCGAAGACCAAACCTATACTGCAATGGCAAAAACGGTTGGATTACCGGTTGCGATAGCGACATTATTGATTTTGAATAAAAAAATTACAACTCCCGGTGTACAACTTCCGATAAAGGAAGAAGTGTATCAACCAATTTTAAAGGAGTTAGAAGAATATGGGGTTGTTTTTAACGAACAAATTATGCCTTATTTCGGTTACAATCCAGATTTGTTCTAG
- a CDS encoding DUF6624 domain-containing protein, with protein sequence MDERGWVGKDVVGIQANQTLFLVIQHSPLKYQQKYLPMMREAVKKRNATPGNLAYLEDRVALREGKRQIYGSQSAKNKITNKWYISPMIDPDNVDKRRAEVGLGTIAEYAAKMNIEWNLEAYKKELPEMEKLEKIK encoded by the coding sequence CTGGACGAAAGAGGCTGGGTTGGGAAAGATGTAGTAGGAATACAGGCAAATCAAACTTTGTTTTTGGTCATTCAGCATTCTCCTTTAAAATACCAGCAGAAGTATTTACCAATGATGAGAGAAGCCGTAAAAAAGCGCAATGCAACTCCGGGTAATTTGGCCTATCTGGAAGACAGAGTGGCTTTAAGAGAAGGAAAACGACAAATTTATGGAAGTCAGTCGGCAAAGAATAAAATAACCAATAAATGGTACATATCGCCTATGATAGATCCGGATAATGTAGATAAAAGGCGTGCCGAGGTTGGACTTGGAACGATAGCCGAATATGCGGCAAAAATGAATATTGAATGGAATCTTGAGGCTTATAAGAAGGAATTGCCTGAGATGGAAAAACTTGAAAAGATTAAATAA
- a CDS encoding dipeptidase gives MENIKSYVQQHKDRFINELIELLKIPSVSADTAYSQDVIDTAEAVKESLTKAGCDFVEICDTPGYPIIYGEKIIDPNLPTVLVYGHYDVQPPDPIELWTSPPFEPVIKKTEIHPEGAIFARGACDDKGQMYMHVKALEYMVQTNNLPCNVKFMIEGEEEVGSASLAWFVERNQEKLKNDVILISDTGMISNQQPSITTGLRGLSYVEVEVTGPNRDLHSGLYGGAVANPINVLAKMIASLHDEDNHITIPGFYDKVQELSLEERAEMAKAPFSLEKYKKALDLNDVYGEKGYVTNERNSIRPTLDVNGIWGGYQGEGAKTVIASKAFAKISMRLVPNQDWHEITELFTKHFLSIAPAGVTVKVTPHHGGQGYVTPIDSIGYQAANKAYTETFGVPAIPVRSGGSIPIVALFEKELKSKTILMGFGLDSDAIHSPNEHFGIFNYLKGIETIPLFYKYFVELSK, from the coding sequence ATGGAAAATATTAAGTCTTACGTTCAACAACATAAAGATCGCTTTATCAATGAGTTGATAGAATTATTAAAAATCCCGTCGGTAAGTGCTGACACTGCATATTCGCAAGATGTTATCGATACTGCAGAGGCAGTTAAGGAAAGTTTAACAAAAGCAGGCTGCGATTTTGTCGAAATTTGCGATACTCCGGGCTATCCAATTATTTATGGAGAGAAAATAATCGACCCAAATTTACCAACAGTTCTGGTTTACGGTCATTATGATGTTCAGCCACCAGATCCTATCGAATTATGGACATCGCCACCCTTTGAACCTGTAATCAAAAAAACAGAGATTCACCCAGAAGGCGCAATTTTTGCCCGTGGAGCCTGTGATGACAAAGGACAAATGTACATGCACGTAAAAGCGCTTGAATATATGGTGCAAACCAATAATTTGCCTTGTAACGTAAAATTCATGATCGAAGGCGAGGAAGAAGTAGGTTCGGCAAGTTTAGCCTGGTTCGTAGAACGCAATCAGGAAAAACTGAAAAACGATGTAATCTTAATTTCAGATACCGGAATGATCTCTAATCAACAACCATCAATCACGACAGGTTTACGTGGTTTGAGTTATGTTGAGGTAGAAGTTACAGGTCCAAATCGTGATTTACATTCAGGATTATACGGAGGAGCAGTAGCGAACCCAATTAATGTTTTGGCAAAAATGATCGCTTCTCTTCATGACGAAGACAATCATATTACCATTCCTGGTTTCTACGATAAAGTTCAGGAATTATCTCTTGAAGAAAGAGCCGAAATGGCAAAAGCACCTTTCAGCTTAGAAAAATATAAAAAAGCCTTAGACCTAAATGATGTTTATGGCGAAAAAGGATATGTAACCAACGAACGCAACTCAATTCGTCCAACATTAGACGTAAACGGAATTTGGGGAGGATATCAAGGCGAAGGAGCAAAAACTGTTATTGCGAGCAAAGCTTTTGCTAAAATCTCAATGCGTTTGGTTCCTAATCAGGATTGGCATGAAATCACAGAACTTTTTACTAAACATTTCCTAAGTATTGCACCGGCTGGAGTTACCGTAAAAGTAACGCCGCACCACGGAGGTCAGGGTTATGTAACACCAATTGACAGTATTGGGTATCAGGCAGCAAATAAAGCGTATACAGAAACATTTGGAGTTCCTGCAATTCCCGTTCGTTCAGGCGGAAGTATTCCTATTGTTGCCTTATTCGAAAAAGAGCTAAAAAGCAAAACAATCCTTATGGGCTTCGGTTTAGATAGCGATGCTATTCATTCGCCAAACGAACATTTCGGAATCTTCAATTACTTAAAAGGAATCGAAACTATTCCGTTATTTTACAAATATTTTGTAGAATTAAGTAAATAA
- a CDS encoding HlyD family secretion protein produces the protein MVKIKNETRRNRTFHILITIIACALVASGIILGIWFYVFNKNHEETNDAQVEQYVTPIMSRITGYVQEVRFNENQFVHKGDTLVIIDNREYKSKLNVALADVQSAKQSSVVAEKNVATTASTTAIGESQLAVAKTNLWKTKLEYERYKALVKDEAATSQQLEKVKADYESAQAHFQEMRDRIQSSNLSTSQAQANVPTTQTNIASKQAVADNAALFLSYTIITAPYDGWVGKRTLQPGQMVKEGQSLLSIVSKEKWITANFKETQLQYLTVGQEVRIQADALNDKEFTGIITSLSPASGARFSLLPPDNATGNFVKIEQRIPVRIQLKDTNKQAEFLRAGMNITVIAEHQ, from the coding sequence ATGGTTAAGATAAAAAATGAAACTAGAAGAAACAGAACGTTTCATATACTAATAACAATTATTGCATGTGCGCTTGTGGCAAGCGGAATCATTTTAGGGATTTGGTTTTATGTATTTAATAAAAACCACGAAGAAACCAATGACGCGCAGGTTGAGCAATATGTAACGCCAATTATGTCAAGAATTACGGGTTATGTACAAGAAGTTCGTTTTAATGAAAATCAGTTTGTGCACAAAGGAGATACTTTGGTTATAATCGACAACAGAGAATATAAATCAAAATTGAATGTGGCTCTTGCCGATGTTCAAAGCGCGAAACAAAGTAGTGTTGTGGCCGAGAAAAATGTGGCAACAACAGCGAGTACAACTGCAATTGGTGAATCGCAATTGGCTGTAGCTAAAACTAATCTTTGGAAAACAAAATTAGAATACGAAAGATATAAAGCTTTGGTAAAAGACGAAGCCGCGACTTCGCAACAATTAGAAAAAGTAAAAGCAGATTACGAATCAGCGCAAGCTCATTTTCAGGAAATGCGAGACAGGATTCAGTCGTCAAATTTAAGCACTTCGCAAGCGCAGGCAAATGTTCCTACAACGCAAACGAATATTGCGTCTAAACAAGCTGTGGCAGATAATGCAGCATTGTTTCTTTCGTATACGATAATTACAGCTCCTTATGACGGTTGGGTTGGCAAAAGAACTTTACAGCCTGGACAAATGGTAAAAGAAGGACAATCGTTGCTTTCGATAGTAAGCAAAGAAAAATGGATTACAGCCAATTTTAAAGAAACACAATTGCAATATTTAACCGTTGGTCAGGAAGTTCGTATTCAGGCTGATGCTTTAAACGATAAAGAATTTACAGGAATCATAACCTCATTATCTCCTGCAAGTGGCGCGCGATTCTCGTTATTACCTCCGGATAATGCAACAGGAAACTTTGTAAAAATCGAACAAAGAATTCCGGTTAGAATTCAATTAAAAGATACCAATAAACAAGCTGAGTTTTTAAGAGCCGGAATGAACATAACTGTTATTGCCGAACACCAATAA
- a CDS encoding HAD family phosphatase — protein MKQCVIFDMDGVISHTNPHHVKAFEVFFDKYKISYTNEEFEEHMYGKHNSYIMSHFFKRPIAGEELIKLEDEKEATFREIYKDKVETIPGYLGFLSELKSRDFKTAVATSAPRANLDLIINALKIADKMDSMMSSEDVTFHKPNPEVYLESAKRVGVSPSDCVVFEDSFSGVTAGLNAGMKVVGVLSTHTKEYLPPCDFYINDYSEINVDKIIEILKS, from the coding sequence ATGAAGCAATGTGTTATTTTTGATATGGATGGTGTGATTTCTCACACGAATCCGCATCATGTGAAGGCTTTCGAAGTGTTTTTCGATAAATATAAGATTTCGTATACCAACGAAGAGTTTGAAGAGCATATGTACGGAAAACACAATAGTTATATCATGTCGCATTTCTTTAAACGCCCAATCGCCGGAGAAGAACTTATAAAACTCGAAGACGAAAAAGAAGCAACGTTTCGGGAAATTTATAAAGACAAAGTCGAAACTATCCCAGGTTATTTGGGTTTTTTAAGCGAATTGAAATCTCGTGATTTTAAAACAGCTGTTGCAACATCGGCTCCGCGTGCGAATCTTGATTTGATTATAAATGCGTTAAAAATCGCCGACAAAATGGATTCTATGATGTCTAGCGAAGACGTAACATTTCATAAACCAAATCCCGAAGTTTACTTAGAATCTGCCAAACGTGTTGGAGTTTCTCCATCTGATTGTGTGGTTTTCGAGGATTCTTTTTCTGGAGTTACAGCGGGACTAAATGCAGGAATGAAAGTTGTTGGGGTATTAAGCACACATACAAAAGAATATTTGCCTCCATGTGATTTTTATATCAACGATTACAGCGAAATCAATGTCGATAAGATAATTGAGATATTAAAAAGTTAA